Proteins encoded by one window of Perca fluviatilis chromosome 13, GENO_Pfluv_1.0, whole genome shotgun sequence:
- the ppp1r11 gene encoding E3 ubiquitin-protein ligase PPP1R11 — MAEVPGTSSETITETVQTSTPPPPQQEGRSLTIKLRKRKTEKKVEWSSDTVDNEHLGRRSSKCCCIYEKPRQFGESSSESDGDDDDEGCGSAHCILGHGRRGPGQGGGGGTTRPPNSGGPHTH; from the exons ATGGCGGAGGTTCCCGGGACTTCAAGTGAGACGATAACGGAGACTGTTCAGACTAGCACACCGCCACCGCCCCAGCAG GAGGGACGCAGCCTGACCATCAagctgaggaagaggaagacggAGAAGAAGGTGGAGTGGTCCAGTGACACCGTCGATAACGAGCACCTAGGAAGAAGGTCTTCAAAAT GCTGCTGTATCTACGAGAAGCCACGGCAGTTTGGAGAGTCGTCCTCTGAAAGCGACGGAGACGATGACGACGAAGGCTGCGGCAGCGCTCACTGCATCCTGGGCCACGGCAGGAGGGGTCCTGGACAGGGGGGCGGCGGGGGAACCACGAGGCCCCCAAACTCTGgagggccacacacacactag